Genomic window (Paenibacillus sp. 37):
ATGACACATGCTTCCATTCCCTATGAACGTCGGCAAGAATTGGGGATCACGGACGGTTTGATTCGCATCTCCGTTGGGATCGAGGATGTTGAAGACTTACTTGAGGATTTGAAATTTGCATTAAGTTGAGGGCATTTTGAAGTCCATGCTGGTTTGTCGTCGATCTTATACTAATTAGGTTCCAAAAGGTCATACCTTACAGAAGTTCGCTTCTGCACAGGCATGACCTTTTGGATGTTCGTATGTTGCCAGTTGTATTGCAATGACTGTTGCGATACATCAGGCTGAGACTCCGTATGTGATAAGACCTCTCTATCTCATGCTGTACGGTACCATGAATGAAACATCCATCCTCAGCTTGATATTTTCAAGATTTTCATAGGATGCCCATAGGGTACATAAGAATGTTTCACTTGCAGTTATGAATGTTTTTTCTAATTTCAATAGTACGGTAAAAGGGTTAACGCTGTAAGCGCAAATAACGGGAGCACCAGTCGGTTAAAACGTCTACGGCCATAACCATAATACGGATAAGGCGTAGGGTAGCCGTAACCTGGATAAAATCCGCGAGTATGACCTATTGGATAGTTCCCTCCAGGCATTGCATTTGGAGCCCAGTTCGCATGATTCACCATGGCTTCCGGTCCAACGGGAACAGCCAGGTAGATCATTTCGTCATCCACATTTTCCATAATGCCATCGTAGTGCATACCGTCATTCATCTGTACACATACATAACGGTGCATGTGTTCCTTGCATATTTTCTTCGCTTCCACTTTTTCCACTTGCCAACGCCTCCCTGATTCTGCTCTTGATCACCTTTTCATGGTATTCAGAACTGGGCGAATTGACACTACTGACGAGAAAACACAAAAAAAAGAAGCACCCCGTGAGCGGCTTCCTTGGAAGGCTGCTGCGCGGACATCTATTCAGGAAACGTCCTGATCAGATGTCCACCGGGGTACTTAAAACAAGTTTGTCGGCTTAACTGTAGTATAACAGCGGGATGAACCTGTATCTGTGATGTAACTCACTCCGCTATATTATAAAAGCAAGAAAAGAAATATTTTTACAAAAATAATATTCCGTAATAGTACGTGTTTAAAAAGGGCGGTTTTCAGTACCAAAAAGACGCTTATTTCGGCTGAATTCCATATTCGATGTTGATGATGCCGCTAGGCACCATTCGTAATCAAAAGCGGACTTTTTGAACAACCTCTAATATTCATTTTGCATGGACTATTAGAGGCGCTTCTATGATCTATATTGCTTACACATTTGCCCTCTACAGAGTCTCCAAGACCACACGTGAGCCGTTTCCGGCCTCCCCTGCCGGAATTACCACAAGTTTGCGCGGCAAGCGTGCACGCAGTTCAGGCACGTGACTGATTACACCAACAGCCAATCGGTCGTCATGCAACTTTTCCAAAGATGTAATGACGGTATCCAACAGTTCAGGATCAAGGGTACCAAACCCTTCATCCAGGAAGAAGAATTGAAGTGGGTACTGACCTCGCAGCTGAATCTGGGCCGACAGTGCCAAGGCCAGTGACAACGAAGTCAAAAACGTCTCGCCACCGGATAACGTCGATACCGGTCGTTTGACTCCTCCGTTGGCATCATCACAGATCACAAAACCACCACCGGAATCCACCTCCAGTGAATAACGTTGTTTGGTCAGGAAGCGCAGACGCTGAGATGCCGCATGACTGACCTGCATCAGTTGTTCCTCTGCAATATATTCAACAAATGCATTACCTCTGAATGCGGATTGAAGTTTGCTGAGCAGTTCGCCTTGACGGCTGACCTCCAACCTCTTGTTCTCCAGTTCGGTCCAGCGAACATGTCGCTGCTCCACATCCTCCAGATCACGTTCTGCACGTGCTTTCGCACGTAGGGCAGTCTCATCCTGAGCCCGGACCTGCTGCAAACGTTCAGTGCAGGCTAACCACTGCTCCTCCGATACAACTGCACCACCCAGCTTTTGTTCCAGTTCACGCAATTGGGATGCCAATTCACGCTCACGTTCACGGTGCTGCTGGATCTCGCCCGCCAGTCGTTCCGCTTCCTGGGAAGGTATCGCCGCGGACACAACGGCATCATCCGAGTCGAACGGGGATTGTTCCAGCAATTGATTCCACCGTTCCTGTGCCTGTTGCAGATGCTCTGTTGCCGAGGCGGCAGCCTGCTGAGCCATGACATCTTTCTTGGCTGATTCCTGCTTCAGATGATCCGCTTCTTTGAAGCGTTGTGCCGACTCCGCAGCTTCTTTCCGCAGTCCATCCAGACGAGCCTGAGCCGCAGCAATCAGGTCTTCTACCCGCTGCTGCCCAACCCACTGGCGCAAGCGTTCTTCTTTCTCGGCGAGCAGTTTGTTATTGCCCTGCCACTGCGTTTGCCACTGGATCAGTTGTTTGTCCAATTCCACCAGCTTCTGCTGAAGCGATTGAATGATCTGATCTTTTTCCTCAAGGAATGTCACGCTTTTATTCAGACGTTCCTTGATGTCTTCGGCGCGCGCATCGCGCTCCTGCATCGCCTGATAGAGGGCCTTGGCCTCCTCCTGAGCGATGCCCGGCAGTTCCGCGGTCCAGCGGCCCTGCAAGGCAGCCGCTGCGGCCTCGCTCTCGGCCAGCTTGCGCTCCGCCTGGGCGAGCCCGGCACGGCCGGCCTCTTGCGCAGCTGCCGTTTCCATGCGGCGCTGCTGCGCGCCCACAGCCGCCTGCTGCAACGCGGCGGCTTCGGCCTGGAGCGGCGCTGCTGCGGCAGCCAGCGCCTGCGCGGCTTCGCGCAGCGCAGCGGCACGCGATGCCCAGCCTGCCGGGGAGCGCCCGTGTTCGGGCGACCCGGCGGGCTCGGGCTCCGCTGCCGCAGGCGCGGCCTCGGCTGCGGCCGGAGCATCGCCGGCCGCAGCGCCAAGCTGCGTCAGCAGGCTGCGACGTTCGTGCAGCTGCTGGCGCAGCCCAAAGCGCAGCTCCTGCAGCTCCGCGTGCAGGCTGCGCAGCAGTTCCAGGTCCGCATCGCCTGCGTGCGGACCTTCTCCCGTCGGCGCAGCCGGGAGTGGGTGATGCGGCGAGCCGCACACCGGGCATGGCTCGCCATCGCGCAGCTCGGCGCGCAAGGCGGAGGACAGCCGGTGCAGCTCCTGCTCACGCATTGTGCCACGCAGCTGTTCCTCCGCAAGGGCCAGCAAGCTTTGTTCCCGGCTAATATCCTGCTCACAGGCAAGCAAGGCCTCAAGACCTGCTGACGCCTGTTCTACCAGATGCTGACGCTGATCACTCAGGCGTTTTTCTTCTTCAGCCGCCGCCTTCAGCTTGTCGGCTCCCTGTTCTGCCGACTGCTTATAGGCTTGCATGTCAGCCTTGTTTTGCTGTAATTGCTCCGTAGCAGTATCGACACGATGCTTCAGTTCAAGCGCAGCCTGAAGTTGTCTGCGTTCCTCTGACTTCACCTCATTCGGCTTGAGGCTCTCTTGTAGTTCCTCACGCCGTTTGCGCCCGCGCTGCTGCAGCTCCTTTTCTTTCTCAAGTTGCTGTCCCAGCGCAGTCTGTTCGCCCTGCCCCTGTTCCAGTAACTGAGCAAGGCGCGAGCAATCGGCTTGAAGCCCGTCCCGTTCCCGTTGCAGCTCTTTCGCTTGTTCGAGCTGCTCCAGACGCAGCAAAAGTTTCGGTTCTTCCTCAGTCATTTGCTTACGCGCCGCCTCGGCCTTCTCCGCTTCCTGAACAGCCAGACGCTCATGTTCCAGTGCTTGCTGATGAGCTGTCTCCGCGGTATCCTGCCGCTGCTTCTGTGTAGCCTTGGCATCTCGAACCGTCTGCAGCGCAGGCAGTATTGCATCTGCCGCAACGGATTGTTTCAGGCGTTGTTCGCCTGCCTCTATCTGTGGTTCCAGTGCTTTCAGCTTCTGCTGTTCATCCATCCGGGCCTGCCGTTCGTTACTTAACTCACGAATTCTGCCCAGCTGTTCAGCTTCCTTCGCAGCTTCATCCAGCGCTTTGCGGGACGATTCAGACTGCTGAACAGCGGTTTGAAGAAGACGTTTCGTTTCTTCCAGCGTCTCCTTGCTGGCATTGCCCAGTCCCTGTTGCTCCGCAGCAAGAGATTGGTGAACCATATCATTATCCTTGACCCGCCGGCTTAATTTGATGGCTAACTGGTCCCCATATTTCTCCAGATGGAATAATCGTTGCAGCATCTGGCGACGTTCACTGCCTTTGAGTGACAAAAACTCGGCAAACTTCCCTTGCGGAAGCACCACTGCCCGTGTAAAATCATCCATCTTCAAACCGATCACATCTTCAACACAGCGATTCACATCTGCCAATTTGTCGGCAAGTACCTGTTCTTCGCCATTAACCGTCTCTATGAATTTGCTGATCGTGTTACTCACCGACACTTCATTATTTCGTTTGAAACGTCGCTCTACACGAAATCTTCGAGTCCCCTCTGCCGACATCAGTTCAAATGTAAAAGCAACCGACAACGAATCCTCTGCATGGTTCATAATGCCTTGCGTCCCATTCACCGCACGTTCCACTTTTCCGTACATGGCGAGTGTGATGGCATCGAGCAAGGAAGATTTACCACTACCCGTTGGACCGAAAATACCGAATAGTCCCGTCTCCGTCAGCACGGTAAAATCAATCTCCTGCATCTCCCGATAACTTTGCAGTCCGGCAACCTTTAATAGAATTGGCTTCATCTTTCCTCGACCTCCTCACG
Coding sequences:
- a CDS encoding AAA family ATPase encodes the protein MKPILLKVAGLQSYREMQEIDFTVLTETGLFGIFGPTGSGKSSLLDAITLAMYGKVERAVNGTQGIMNHAEDSLSVAFTFELMSAEGTRRFRVERRFKRNNEVSVSNTISKFIETVNGEEQVLADKLADVNRCVEDVIGLKMDDFTRAVVLPQGKFAEFLSLKGSERRQMLQRLFHLEKYGDQLAIKLSRRVKDNDMVHQSLAAEQQGLGNASKETLEETKRLLQTAVQQSESSRKALDEAAKEAEQLGRIRELSNERQARMDEQQKLKALEPQIEAGEQRLKQSVAADAILPALQTVRDAKATQKQRQDTAETAHQQALEHERLAVQEAEKAEAARKQMTEEEPKLLLRLEQLEQAKELQRERDGLQADCSRLAQLLEQGQGEQTALGQQLEKEKELQQRGRKRREELQESLKPNEVKSEERRQLQAALELKHRVDTATEQLQQNKADMQAYKQSAEQGADKLKAAAEEEKRLSDQRQHLVEQASAGLEALLACEQDISREQSLLALAEEQLRGTMREQELHRLSSALRAELRDGEPCPVCGSPHHPLPAAPTGEGPHAGDADLELLRSLHAELQELRFGLRQQLHERRSLLTQLGAAAGDAPAAAEAAPAAAEPEPAGSPEHGRSPAGWASRAAALREAAQALAAAAAPLQAEAAALQQAAVGAQQRRMETAAAQEAGRAGLAQAERKLAESEAAAAALQGRWTAELPGIAQEEAKALYQAMQERDARAEDIKERLNKSVTFLEEKDQIIQSLQQKLVELDKQLIQWQTQWQGNNKLLAEKEERLRQWVGQQRVEDLIAAAQARLDGLRKEAAESAQRFKEADHLKQESAKKDVMAQQAAASATEHLQQAQERWNQLLEQSPFDSDDAVVSAAIPSQEAERLAGEIQQHRERERELASQLRELEQKLGGAVVSEEQWLACTERLQQVRAQDETALRAKARAERDLEDVEQRHVRWTELENKRLEVSRQGELLSKLQSAFRGNAFVEYIAEEQLMQVSHAASQRLRFLTKQRYSLEVDSGGGFVICDDANGGVKRPVSTLSGGETFLTSLSLALALSAQIQLRGQYPLQFFFLDEGFGTLDPELLDTVITSLEKLHDDRLAVGVISHVPELRARLPRKLVVIPAGEAGNGSRVVLETL